A region from the Salminus brasiliensis chromosome 22, fSalBra1.hap2, whole genome shotgun sequence genome encodes:
- the aqp8a.1 gene encoding aquaporin-8a.1 — MTTTESKSELFTIASAEASQDQREQAAPMGFFERYLQPCLAELLGSTLFIFVGCVSVISNVGLSGAIQPALAHGLALAIAVAVFGEISGGHFNPAVSVCVYLLGGMELVLLGPYILAQMFGGMIGAGLAKAISPSDEFYNASGAAFNAIKSSGEIGPVTVAEMMMTLFLTVVVSMGAVNGRTKSPLAPFCIGLTVTANILAGGMISGACMNPARAFGPAVVSGHWAYHWVYWVGPLAGALLTVTIVRLLMGDKKTRVILK; from the exons ATGACTACCACCGAATCCAAATCTGAACTCTTCACCATAGCCAGTGCGGAGGCATCCCAGGACCAGAGAGAGCAGGCCGCTCCTATGGGCTTCTTTGAGCGCTATCTGCAGCCATGCTTGGCCGAGCTGCTAGGCTCCACTCTCTTCATCTTTGTGGGCTGCGTCTCAGTCATTAGCAACGTTGGCTTAAGTGGTGCCATCCAGCCTGCCCTGGCACACGGACTGGCACTGGCCATCGCAGTGGCAGTGTTTGGAGAGATCAG TGGGGGCCACTTTAACCCAgccgtgtctgtgtgtgtgtacctgcttGGGGGGATGGAGCTGGTCCTGCTCGGTCCATATATCCTTGCTCAGATGTTTGGTGGGATGATCGGGGCTGGCCTCGCCAAA GCCATCTCCCCATCAGATGAATTTTACAATGCTTCTGGAGCTGCtttcaatgcaatcaaatctagcGGGGAGATTGGGCCGGTCACCGTGGCCGAAATGATGATGACCCTCTTTCTGACTGTGGTGGTCAGTATGGGTGCTGTGAATGGGAGGACTAAAAGCCCGCTGGCTCCATTCTGCATCGGCCTTACAGTGACAGCCAACATCCTAGCTGG GGGAATGATCTCTGGAGCCTGTATGAATCCAGCTCGGGCATTCGGGCCAGCGGTAGTGTCTGGTCACTGGGCCTATCACTGGGTGTACTGGGTTGGACCTTTGGCTGGTGCTCTGCTGACTGTCACCATTGTAAG GTTACTGATGGGAGACAAGAAGACCCGTGTCATATTAAAATGA